A single region of the Bacteroides luhongzhouii genome encodes:
- a CDS encoding SusC/RagA family TonB-linked outer membrane protein, whose protein sequence is MRKTKSRERIRILSLVVVLLLLPTMMFAIPESGKKVTLNLESVTVKDFFDALRQQTGLSFVYNTEQTKSLKPITIHVKDETVDNVLRTVLNGTGLTYSMERDIVTISKVEQQGSKRIATGIVSDEEGYPLPGVNVVISDLQRFAITDNNGKYNIEIPANTACTITFSYIGMSTQQVMINSGRNDVRKNITLKSDTKLDEVIVTGIYTRKAESFTGAATTISSKDLMRVGNQNVFQSLKNLDPTIYIADNLNMGSDPNTTPTMSMRGTSSFPTTEASSLKSNYQNQPNQPLFILDGFETTAQHIMDMDMNRIESLTILKDASAKALYGSKAANGVIVIETKRLSGNETRIEYNGSLSFEMPDLTSYDLCNSSEKLEVERIEGVYTSSSPQDQERLTALYNSRKKLVLEGLDTYWMSKPLRTGIGHKHNLNIELGDSQSLRAILDLTYNQVTGVMKGSDRKNISGDINISYRRKKFLFKNILSVISNNSSDSPYGSFNDYVKMNPYWQATDTNGRILRYAESPTANSLYTGKNIANPLYDTTIGTSFTSSYLSFIDNFYTEWIIAPDWKATLRIGVSQKRNVADSFYPADHSEFVTYTTAELIPRRGKYILENGKSSSISSDLNINYNKAFKKHTIFGNAGFFISENQYSAYQHTAEGFANNQKADITFARQYAENSTPIGYASINREASFLLSAAYDYDNRYLVDATVRESASSLYGSDKRWANSWSFGVGWNIHNELFFKDKDWIKQLKIRGSIGLTGNQNFNTNAAIGTYKYFAGITYQGLSGAYLNNLPNHGLMWEQKKDYNIGVDMRIAGLSLSFDYYTADVKNMLTDVTIPTSTGFNSVKDNLGLVRNSGIEVKATYTVWQSKEGFFNLYGSLVYTKNRIVHLSESMRSYNEKMRQQATEKTNSTPVALYEDGLSMNTIWAVPSAGIDPQTGNEIYIKKDGSYTYVYDSNDIVPAGDATPKYRGTAGFSAEYKGVGLNATLSFLAGSQMYNTTLVNRVENINMNYNVDRRVLTGRWQTPGQQSQYKSLSDKNAIDAYGNPTEMTRPTTRFIQDRNELSISSISAYYEFPKTIYQKLHMQRLRCAVYLNDVYTFSSIKIERGTAYPFARTLSFSLTGTF, encoded by the coding sequence ATGAGAAAGACAAAAAGTAGAGAAAGAATCCGAATACTTTCTCTGGTAGTAGTATTATTACTATTACCCACAATGATGTTTGCCATTCCAGAAAGTGGCAAAAAAGTAACTTTAAATCTGGAATCTGTCACTGTCAAAGATTTTTTCGATGCTTTAAGACAACAAACCGGATTAAGCTTTGTCTACAATACAGAACAGACAAAGTCACTGAAACCCATCACTATCCATGTAAAAGATGAAACTGTGGATAACGTACTACGTACCGTACTCAATGGCACGGGTCTCACTTACAGCATGGAAAGAGATATTGTCACTATCTCTAAAGTGGAACAACAAGGAAGCAAACGTATCGCAACAGGTATCGTTTCGGATGAAGAAGGATATCCTTTGCCCGGTGTTAATGTTGTGATTAGTGATCTTCAACGCTTTGCCATAACAGATAATAATGGTAAATATAATATAGAGATTCCAGCTAATACTGCATGTACTATCACCTTTTCATATATCGGAATGTCTACTCAGCAAGTAATGATTAATAGTGGTCGGAATGATGTACGAAAAAATATTACTCTAAAAAGTGATACTAAATTAGATGAAGTTATCGTTACTGGAATTTATACTCGTAAAGCGGAAAGTTTTACTGGAGCAGCAACTACTATTTCGAGCAAAGATCTGATGCGTGTCGGAAATCAGAATGTGTTCCAGAGTTTGAAAAATCTGGATCCTACAATATACATTGCAGATAATCTCAATATGGGTTCTGACCCTAATACTACCCCAACAATGTCGATGCGTGGTACATCCAGTTTTCCTACGACTGAAGCCAGTTCGTTAAAAAGTAATTATCAAAATCAGCCTAATCAACCACTATTTATATTAGATGGATTTGAAACAACAGCCCAACATATCATGGATATGGATATGAATCGCATTGAAAGTTTAACGATTTTAAAAGACGCTTCTGCAAAAGCGCTGTATGGTTCCAAGGCTGCAAATGGAGTAATTGTTATTGAAACAAAACGCCTATCCGGTAATGAAACACGTATTGAATATAATGGGAGTCTGTCATTTGAGATGCCAGATCTAACCAGTTATGATTTATGTAATTCATCAGAAAAATTAGAAGTAGAAAGAATTGAAGGTGTCTATACCAGTAGTTCTCCCCAAGATCAAGAAAGACTAACCGCTCTTTATAACAGTCGTAAAAAATTGGTTCTTGAGGGATTAGATACCTACTGGATGTCCAAACCTCTCCGTACTGGCATTGGACATAAACATAATCTGAACATAGAACTTGGTGATTCTCAGAGCCTACGTGCAATATTGGATCTTACTTACAACCAAGTAACTGGAGTTATGAAAGGCTCTGATCGAAAAAACATTTCCGGTGATATAAATATCTCCTACCGACGCAAAAAATTTCTATTCAAAAATATACTATCAGTTATATCAAATAATAGCAGTGATTCCCCATATGGTTCATTTAATGATTATGTAAAAATGAATCCTTATTGGCAAGCAACTGATACAAACGGTAGAATTCTCCGCTATGCAGAATCTCCAACAGCCAATTCTTTATATACTGGCAAAAATATAGCCAATCCATTATATGATACAACCATAGGTACTAGTTTTACATCAAGCTATCTATCTTTTATCGACAATTTTTATACCGAATGGATTATTGCTCCAGATTGGAAAGCCACCTTGCGTATAGGAGTATCACAGAAACGGAATGTAGCTGATAGCTTCTACCCTGCAGATCATTCAGAATTTGTCACATATACTACGGCAGAATTAATTCCTCGACGTGGTAAATACATTTTAGAAAATGGCAAAAGTAGTTCTATTTCAAGTGACCTGAATATTAATTATAATAAAGCGTTCAAAAAACATACAATATTTGGAAATGCCGGATTTTTTATTTCTGAAAATCAATATTCCGCATATCAGCATACAGCTGAAGGATTCGCCAATAATCAAAAAGCAGATATTACTTTTGCTCGCCAATATGCAGAAAATAGTACCCCAATAGGCTACGCATCCATAAATCGTGAAGCCAGCTTCTTACTTTCAGCAGCATATGATTACGACAATCGTTATTTGGTAGATGCCACAGTGAGAGAAAGTGCATCTTCGTTATATGGCTCAGATAAGCGGTGGGCTAATAGTTGGTCATTTGGGGTAGGCTGGAATATTCACAATGAGCTGTTCTTTAAAGATAAAGATTGGATAAAACAATTAAAGATACGTGGCTCTATCGGACTTACCGGTAACCAAAATTTCAATACCAATGCAGCTATTGGTACATATAAATATTTTGCAGGTATCACATATCAAGGACTTTCCGGGGCTTACTTGAACAACTTACCTAACCACGGTTTAATGTGGGAACAAAAAAAAGATTATAACATAGGGGTAGATATGCGTATCGCTGGTCTATCTTTATCCTTTGATTACTACACGGCAGACGTAAAAAACATGTTGACAGATGTCACAATTCCCACTTCAACAGGTTTTAACTCTGTAAAAGACAACTTAGGGTTAGTGCGTAACTCAGGAATAGAAGTAAAAGCAACTTATACAGTCTGGCAAAGCAAAGAGGGATTTTTCAATTTATACGGTAGTCTGGTTTATACTAAAAACAGAATTGTTCATCTCTCGGAAAGCATGAGATCATATAATGAGAAAATGCGACAGCAAGCCACCGAAAAGACAAATTCCACACCAGTAGCCCTTTACGAGGACGGACTTTCTATGAATACAATCTGGGCAGTTCCTTCAGCTGGTATCGACCCACAAACCGGTAATGAAATATACATAAAAAAAGATGGTTCTTATACTTATGTCTATGATTCCAACGATATAGTACCGGCAGGTGATGCAACTCCTAAATATAGAGGAACAGCAGGCTTTTCAGCCGAATACAAAGGAGTCGGTTTAAATGCAACATTAAGTTTTCTGGCAGGTAGCCAAATGTACAACACCACACTAGTTAACAGAGTGGAAAACATCAATATGAATTATAATGTTGACCGTAGAGTATTAACAGGAAGATGGCAGACTCCGGGCCAACAGTCGCAGTACAAAAGCTTGTCCGACAAAAATGCAATAGATGCATATGGAAATCCT